A single genomic interval of Anopheles marshallii chromosome 2, idAnoMarsDA_429_01, whole genome shotgun sequence harbors:
- the LOC128709245 gene encoding required for meiotic nuclear division protein 1 homolog produces the protein PSSQVQQCNKISSSSIISLHESMQLKKRPRRRREDENDKIARGYKTVTAFATAEEYDLDRLLRALREQNLYEPKQFLSSDDIDTEPDVLHVTAKYKLGDECRDLYFFREGTVVLWNCTDLESSNILRFLRPFEQDSYDEGTVLEESESMLFNHDGVARLKYNSFYVSKSEEADLEKYTFSNAMSLSVKLGIWEASLERYIDSMAYVTEDLKKGNKIKITRPEMLRRTGELFALRHVINLSSDLLDTPDFYWDREQLETLYNQTCAYFSITRRTRVMNEKLNHCVELADLISSNLNDDHHVRLEWMIIILIMVEVGFEVLHYVDRFS, from the coding sequence CCATCGTCACAGGTGCAACAATGTaacaaaatttcatcatcCTCCATCATAAGTCTGCACGAAAGTATGCAGTTAAAAAAGCGTCCCCGCCGAAGACGCGAGGACGAGAATGATAAGATCGCTCGTGGCTACAAGACAGTCACCGCGTTTGCTACGGCCGAAGAGTACGATCTCGATCGGCTGCTGCGAGCTCTGCGGGAACAGAATCTTTACGAACCGAAGCAGTTTCTGTCGAGCGACGACATCGACACCGAACCAGACGTGCTGCACGTGACGGCTAAGTACAAGCTGGGTGACGAATGTCGTGATCTGTACTTCTTCCGCGAAGGCACGGTGGTGCTGTGGAACTGTACCGATCTGGAAAGCAGCAACATACTGCGGTTTTTGCGCCCGTTCGAGCAGGATTCGTACGACGAAGGCACCGTGCTGGAGGAAAGCGAATCCATGCTGTTCAACCATGACGGAGTGGCTCGCCTCAAGTACAACAGCTTCTACGTGTCGAAATCAGAAGAGGCCGACCTGGAGAAGTACACGTTCTCGAATGCGATGTCGCTATCGGTGAAGCTTGGCATCTGGGAGGCGTCGCTCGAGCGCTACATCGACTCGATGGCGTACGTTACGGAGGATCTGAAAAAGGGCAACAAGATTAAAATTACCCGGCCCGAAATGCTGCGCCGTACCGGTGAGCTGTTTGCGTTGCGGCACGTCATCAATCTCAGCTCGGATTTGCTGGACACGCCGGACTTTTACTGGGACCGAGAGCAGCTCGAAACGCTGTACAATCAGACGTGCGCCTACTTTAGCATTACGCGCCGGACGCGCGTCATGAACGAGAAGCTAAATCACTGTGTCGAACTGGCCGATCTGATCAGTTCCAACCTGAATGATGACCATCACGTACGGCTGGAGTGGATGATTATCATCCTTATCATGGTGGAGGTCGGTTTCGAGGTGTTGCACTACGTTGATAGGTTTTCCTAA
- the LOC128708373 gene encoding anaphase-promoting complex subunit 7, translated as MKTLFEQLKTLFDFELYSNAATLANLLLSIYDTNRATLNPQEHFGTLVYYAESLFHERRFREAETIYRQALQLKRLLSKNKSPNCKTTAGPVPGVVDLQSEVELKYKTARCLIEMKCYRDAIVLLQSLALKQRTPKVNMLLSKLCHNHGHERSAIGTYKEVLKECPLALEAIEGLLTLGVKGIEVNSLIVDATMAPQCNEWMSSWIKAHANIQARKYTEAIQTLRSIEANTCLRNYHQLLVLIGECYYHNGEYEQAYIALKRAHAMQPHSKSGLQILAILMAKNKKITELEKLITPSPSLLNEYTSEMWFVMGQYLFATGKYEKAVYFVQKACFQNSRNVEALVLKAEVLFQVKKYQQGIAHLRYGQQFAPYRYEIHKALVDNYLNMGRTREAQLQALKAVKVLGESARTLVLMARTYMKDEAARPKAKALCLKALDMNENFLPAVYLLAELYLRENDLSARMKLLKKHAMLSKNCKLHIMLGEMLNNEKDHSGALEHYSIALNMDPSNRAAITGLLLLGKHTGSTSSAVSNAGASSSYLESMVEDGSDMPDNPLEMIEIRTTGANEMESESDAMWSDLEIEINQ; from the exons ATGAAAACTCTGTTCGAGCAGCTAAAAACACTTTTCGACTTCGAGCTTTACTCAAATGCGGCGACACTG GCCAATCTACTTTTGTCGATATATGACACAAATCGTGCCACGCTAAACCCACAGGAACATTTCGGCACGCTTGTGTACTATGCAGAATCACTCTTCCATGAGCGACGGTTTCGTGAAGCGGAAACTATCTATCGTCAGGCGCTACAGTTGAAGCGGCTTCTGTCGAAAAACAAGTCACCCAACTGCAAAACTACGGCCGGTCCCGTTCCGGGCGTGGTAGACTTGCAGTCGGAGGTAGAGTTAAAGTACAAGACGGCACGCTGTCTCATCGAGATGAAGTGCTATCGAGATGCAATCGTGCTGCTACAATCGCTCGCACTGAAACAGCGCACCCCGAAGGTCAATATGCTGCTCAGTAAGCTGTGCCACAATCATGGCCACGAGCGCAGTGCCATCGGGACTTACAAGGAAGTTCTGAAAGAGTGTCCTTTGGCGCTTGAAGCAATCGAAGGGCTGCTGACGCTTGGTGTCAAAGGGATCGAAGTGAATTCGCTGATCGTGGATGCCACCATGGCGCCACAGTGCAACGAATGGATGAGCAGCTGGATCAAGGCGCATGCCAACATTCAGGCACGCAAATACACCGAAGCCATCCAAACTCTGCGTAGCATCGAGGCAAACACCTGCCTCCGGAACTATCATCAGCTGTTGGTTCTGATCGGTGAATGTTACTACCATAATGGCGAGTATGAGCAGGCATATATTGCGCTCAAGCGAGCCCATGCCATGCAGCCACACTCGAAAAGTGGACTGCAGATTCTGGCTATTTTGATggcgaagaacaaaaaaataaccgaGCTGGAAAAACTCATCACGCCGTCTCCCTCGTTGCTGAACGAGTACACGTCCGAGATGTGGTTCGTAATGGGACAGTATTTGTTTGCTACCGGAAAGTATGAAAAGGCGGTATATTTCGTGCAAAAGGCTTGCTTCCAGAACTCGCGCAACGTGGAAGCATTGGTACTGAAGGCGGAAGTCTTGTTTCAGGTAAAAAAGTATCAGCAGGGCATTGCTCATCTGCGGTACGGGCAACAGTTTGCACCGTATCGGTACGAAATTCATAAGGCCCTGGTGGATAACTATCTGAACATGGGCCGCACCCGGGAAGCACAACTACAAGCATTGAAGGCAGTTAAGGTGTTGGGTGAATCGGCGCGAACATTAGTC TTGATGGCTCGCACATACATGAAAGATGAAGCTGCACGTCCAAAAGCAAAGGCACTCTGTCTTAAAGCACTTGATATGAACGAGAACTTTCTGCCCGCGGTGTACCTGCTGGCGGAACTTTATTTACGGGAGAATGATCTCAGCGCCAGAATGAAGCTACTGAAGAAGCATGCAATGTTGTCAAAAAACTGCAAACTACACATCATGCTTGGAGAAATGCTTAACAACGAAAAAGATCATTCCGGCGCACTTGAACACTATTCCATAGCTCTTAA TATGGACCCATCGAACCGTGCCGCTATAACGGGACTGTTACTGTTGGGTAAACACACGGGTAGTACGAGCAGTGCTGTATCGAATGCGGGTGCGTC